AGTTTAGAAAATATTGGTACACAGAACACACATACCTTGACAAGGGAAATAGTTAAAATCATAAGAGTCAAGAACACTAACCAGTTGCAGATTAACGAGCAGGTAAAGGAAAAATCAGGTGCCAAGAGTAGTTCAGTCAGCAATAATAGAGAAAGAACAGCAGGACTCCCAAAATCCAGTGCGTTAGTGTTTCCAAGGATTTCAAGTGAACCCCGCGCAGTGCTCGCACTAAGAAAAGAGCAACAACCAAATtctagtggccttggctttcagccggccaaggtcTCAAAATTTAGAATAGTAGAACGAGTGAGAGTGAGAGACTAATATAAGTAGTTAAGGTCTGTCTAGGGGAAACGGGGAGGGGGGTTTTATAGTAacaaaattaaacacacaaacaagaaAAACCAGTCAATTAAAcacaaaaaaggaaagaatatatCCCATGCACACTCGAAATAGTAGAGGAAGCAACAACTTCAAACCCTAGTTGGAGTCGGTTTTAGGGCAAATCATTCACAAGCCCCAATCACGACAGAATCACCAGAGATATATCATAACCAAGAGTAATATTCTCTTCCTAGGTGTATAGAGCCACAATCGCACCTAGATCTGTAGGGTCAAAGCCAGATCTGTGATAATCAAACTTGCCATAAGTATAATGGTAACGAAAGTTACCATAACTGAGCAGGTGAAGACTAATAAGGTATGTGAGCCTACATATGAACGCGTAAAAGGAATGAAAATGAGAGAATCTCCATGGTCGACTAGGGTTTGGCATAAGACGAAGAGAGATCTCGAGGGTGGATGTGAGCGAGTGAGGAGTGTTAGGGTTCTGAGGGAATCGGGTCGTGAATGGGTTATATATGGAACGGGTAAGTTATTATGAGTTATTGATTAAGATCAACGGCTGGGATTTAAGGGACATTGGGGTCATGTATAATGGGTCGCGGACCGCGTTTTAAAGAGGGTCATTTGGTTAGGGTTGCTAAAGGGTAAACTGTTTTGGGTCGAAATTAGCTGAAAATTAGGCTACAAGTTAAATACACAAAATTCATTAAAAGTAAATTTTATAAAAtgactaataaataataaaaaaatattatttatgcagtaaAATACTTGCAAATAATagtttaatattataaaaatataaaatgctattttggcataaataatataataaacacAATTATTTATAGAATATAGGCCATTATTGTAACTAGTGTAgataaaatagagaaaatacaaatataattgattaaaaatgagataaaatattataaaatgtaTTTgggtataaaataataaatttgtaTGATTAAATCAccctaaaaataatttaaagggataattaataaatacttgAACAAATTAAAtgtaagaaaattaatttaaaagctttttaaaaaaataataataaattataaaaaatacttatatgaccctTGTAAATTAGGTATAGTAcagaaatgatattttgaaagtatatagaatactttataaaatatgaagacaaaattgggtatcaacaacggCTCTCATACCCACATCAGAATCTCAGTAACCGAACCAACAATAACCAGCTCTGCCAAAGCTTATAACAACTagaaacccgtcggtttctcacaatccgcgtgtacaccatcaacagagaaacatgagagggtgaacctagggggatggatccatatccacacacaGCATGGATAATTCAACGTGTTATCAGTCCGACGTGGTCACAGTCTCAATATCATAATCAGTTCGGTgtagtcacaggctcaatatcatattTCGTTCGGCGTGATCATAGGCTCAATATCACGGATCCGCTCGACGTGGTCACGGGCTGTATCACAATTCGCCTGGCGTGGTCATAGACATaacaacataatccgcccggcatggtcacaggcataacaacataatccgtCTGGCGTGATCACAGgaataacaacacaatctgcctggcatggtcacagacataacaacacaatctgcccagcgtggtcacaagcataataACACAATTCGCCGGGcgtggtcacaggcctccagtccaaattatatcacacagaagcaaatatacaagaatacatatatatgatcaatgaatattagatatcatgctcctggactggtataaatgacatgctaaggtgtgtGCATGtgtaaagtgtgctatcatagctcaaatcaatAATTTCATCACGAaaatagcaattatcaagttcaaTCAGGAGATTAGCCTTTATGTAACTtcaaacatggatcaaatagctcacaacaggGTTACAAtatatgagaaacatcacaacttaaagcttaacaatcaattctaggcatatcatagtctAAGAACTACCCTGAGCATGGATAAGTACCCCGGTGCTCGCACAAGGGCTCAATCCCCAGACATATGCGCACCCATGgacgtagctatcataaatagCTCAAGCAACTAGTGCATCAACCAagattaggtaagatacttacctaaaGCAAGCCAAATCAAACACCGAGCAAGCCTTACAAttctctagaaatgccatcccggtcaaacttatgaaccttccaaaccacCATATTGTCAACTTTCGTCAATTagcgccaaaaccttctagaaatatccaaatgaaattccAGGAATACACTCaaatccaaaataaccatacggacctaatggaaccatcaaaactccgatccgaggtcaaatacacaaaattcaaacttggtcaactctttcaacttaaagctcccTATTTAaggatcattcttccaaatcaattccgaacaaCTCGAAGACCAAAACCGATGatacacgtaagtcataatacaccatataaagCTATTAATTACCTCAAATCACCAAACCAAATGTAATGCTCAAAGCGACTAATTAGGTCGTTACAactcaaaacgactagtcgggtcattacagaccTAAAGTTCGGGAAGAGGCagttttggagaggaattttatCCCAATCTTAAGGGTAAgtaattcttacttggttttgatCATACATATTGATTATCCATGAATTTTAATACTTAAAATATGAAATTGAAGTGTGAAAAATAGGATTTTTatctacaacttaagagagtgtattttgtaATTTTGAATAGTAATTTGGACTCAAATTcgaaaactaatcacatatttggactcttAGAATTATGGGTCAACAAGATCTACCCTTAGACTCAGATTTTCGCTATGTaggctcgggttgactttttgttgacttttgagatttgattaaagatcaaaactttattgTTTGAGTTTAGTTTTTATAACTTTATTTGACCTCGTTAAGTaatgtttggttagatttggggaATTTGGAGGTTCAGGATAGAGGAAAGGGCTCAATGGACGGTTGAGGCTTGTTTCGGATAAGATATGTCTCTTGGCTAACCTTATTAAGAGGGAATCTTCTTCAAATTAGACTTATGTACTACATGGTACGTAATTTGGGGGCggcgtatatgtaaggtgacgagcgtatatattTACACTAAGGCTATACCATGTTTGGAGTAGTtttagattttcttatgttttgaTTGGttgtgcatttttctttacttatgCATTATTTGATTGTATGACTATGTGAGCACAATTATCATGCTAGAGATCTTGTTTTAGCTTATGACAACTATAATTTTCTCCATTATAGTGGCTCGATGGTGTTTAGATTAGAAAATGTTATTTTGTGACTTCAAAATCAAGAATTAAGAAGGAGAATAGAAAGAAGCTTAGCCAACTTCCACGTAAGGGAGAGAATAAGGGGAAAAATCAGAAATAGTCTGATTTacaattggtaattgaaaaatagtcatggTATCAAAAGTAATCAAATTTTAGACACTTTATCAcgtaaagataaaatctgaacaaaacaCCCTTAAAAtccgaaaatattccagcataatatgctagagtTTGAAtattttacatatgagattccaatATAATTTGCTGGAGTTTTATAATATATTGGAGtttaatatgctggaagtttatatgcaggagctccataatccaatATATTATACTAGAAATTTTCGTGTTTTAGCTAGGGTATTTTTGTCCAGATTTTATTTTCACATAAAATaatagctatttttcaatgactttgtaaATACTGGCTATTATTTAATTACCAATCTCAAAACTGGCTAGCCCATGCTATTTCACAAAGAATAAAGAGAAATTgataaggaaagaagggataataTTGATAGAATGTTTTGACATTTGGGCAAAATCGGGTAGTTATTTTGTATTGAGATAATATTGATACTTATTTGTATTATATTGATACTACCAGGCCAAAACCGACCGCGGCCAACTCAGTCGGTCGGTCGACCGACTTcggttgttttttttttttgtgcaaaaatgcgggaaactattttagaATAccgtgaaatttattttttaagaaatcgACCGAAATTTATCGGttttttatattaaataaattaaaattaatgttCAAAAAACTGTCTGAAATCGGGCTGAGGAAGAAATGTGTCTAACTTAGATATGGTATATTTAAGCTTATGTGATATTATtattagattttttaattaaatgtaatggcatgttatattttttattgaatattttataagttttgaactaaaatgacttttaagttataaaagtaaagttgagtgacttttaagtgatAGAAAAATAAATAAGTGAGTTTTATAAAATAAATGATAAGTTGGATGAGTTTTGGCGAAATTAACCGCGGTTTATAAAGGAGAGAGTGCAGTTCAATAACTCTTCTGAGCCTCTCTCCTTGTGGTTGGAATTCAAAATGTGGTTATCCACTTTCCCAACCGTTTCAGTGCCTTCCCCTCTAACTGCGTGGGTATGAGAAATTCTCTTCCGCAGCTCTTTTGGTTGCCAATAAAGTGCTGATTTACGCCATTGAATTCTAGGGGTTTTAAAATAAATCACATTTTCACTTGCTTCACAAATTTTATTGCTGTTTTCGATTGGTTTTGTTGAATATGGTGTAGGATTTCAACTGGAGAAGGTGTCAAGTGAAGAGAAATGTGAGAAATCTTGAATTTGCTATCAGTTGTTCGGGCGGGGATAAAGCTGCTTCAATTGGGTTTGATGTGCTGTTCCCTAGGGACTATACTCAATTACTTCAACAAGTACGCTTCATTCTTGAAATCTTAGAAGTATATGCTCTTTGACGTGTGAAGGATGGTTAATTTAAAAGCTAATACTAGAAAATAGAAGGCATACACACATATAGGAGTTTTTGAAGCCCTTATTTCGTAGTCTTTGAAGTTTGTGGTCAAATAAATGAAGGATCATTTAGCACACAGAAAATATAGGAGGATGAATTATGGAAAAGAATAAGTAGAAATAGATAACATAGGGTGACAAGAATAAGGTGGATAGTATAATGTGACTCATAGGTAAAGTTACTACGAATTATTTTAATTCTATAGTAAATCTTAAGTAGATCATATACCGATATCATTTATACTTGTTGCTAGTTTTTCTCTTGATAAAAGTATAAATATCCCCCTTGGTTTCTGTTATATCACTTTGATCACCTTCAGAAGTGGGAATTCAATCCTgacttgaaaaaaaataaaaataagaggcGTTTGTAGTGAGCTTAGAAGATTGTGACTAATTGGTATCACTCGCCTAACAATGATCTGGTCTCGGTGAACTAACTATTATGATTTACTTGTGCCCATGTAACCTCATTACTTGCACATCGTGTCTGAATAGTGATTATTATCTAGTAGACTATGTATCTGTTAAGCTTTTTCACCTCTCAAGTTTTTCAAGATTTATATTTGTAAATATGCAGCTGAAACTTTTTATGGGGCTCTTATCAACTGCCAAATCTGTCCCCTTTTACGGCTTAAAATCAGAATGTAGATGATAAGGAAAGCGTAGTTAAACACTCATTGTAGATGATAAGTGAAGACATAATTAAAAACTCACTAGAAAACATAAGCACACTCCAACGTTGATTTATTGATTATGAAAACACTTACTAAACATATGTATTATAAttgaatattaattttatattatgcTCCAAATCATGggtagggtaattcttctcatggttcTTCAGCTGCCTCAAGGCATAAGTTATTACTTTGTCAGTTCATGTCCATTACATGATACTTTTTTGTTCTTCCATATGTACGTTACCACcctgattttttttttactattttaaCTTTTCCATTTCATGCATCCATTTTATGGATAGTGCGTATCTTGTTGCTCATTGCGTACTCAGTTTATTCACTTCAGTTCCTTAAGTCTGTTCTGCTGTTGTTCAATCATAAATCCAAATTTCATGATTAACAGGCTAAAGAAGCAACTGAATTGGCATTGAAGGACAACAGACAGCTGATGGTCAGTCAATTTTCCCTGTATGTCCTCAAGTGACAACACTTTAAAGAAAATATGGTATCCATACTTCCTCTGGACTTAAAGAGAAACAACTTTCTTGAACCAGGAAATTGAATTTCCAACTGCTGGATTGGGTTCTGTACCAGGTTATTCCTAATTGGACTCCTTTTTTGGTACTTTCTCTTGGTTTGGGCATGTGAAGATCGGTATAATCTACACTTCTCGCTGATTTCCCATACGTGTCTGGTGAATTTACTCTTGTGTTTATCATTGGCAGGTGATGGTGAGGGTGGAACAGAAATGACTGGAAGTATACAACTAATACGTGAGTTCTGTGATCTCTTGGTTGTACCAGAAAAAGCCACAAGGACCAGAATTGTAAGTCTCTAGCTTTGATGAATTTTATAGTTTCGCACCTTTATCAATCTTTATCTTTTCTAAATTATAATTGTGAGTCTCGAAAAATCTGTCTTGCTGGTTATTGCTCTTTGCATTTGGTTTATTACACTTAAAGACAAATGTCAATGTCCTATCATGATAGAATTCTACTATTTGAACACTATGTTTTCTTGGGGGAACCAATCACATGGCAATGGGTATATTTGGAGAATAAAGAATAAAAATCTTAACCGTAAGATAATTACTCAGAAAATTAGTGAGGGAAAGCTGTTGCTTAATCATGAACTGTTGGGTGTACTGCATAAGAGTGTGAGCTTAATTCTCCGCTTTATACAAAATAAACTAAAGTTTGGCTATTTGCAGAATGCATCTCTCTTGTCTTCATGCATGAGTTTGGAGGTTGTTCATTATTGCTATCTCATTTCTTTCTATAGCAGCATCAATCTACCTTAATCTAACATAAATTATGCCTATCCATGTGACCTTAATTTCTTGTTTCACATGTAAGCTGTCATTACGACTAGGACAAGAAGCTGAAGATCTTTCTTATTAACGTTACACAAATGGTGCTTCTGGATTCTTTTTCCTCTTAGTGTATTTCCCCATAAGAGTTTCATCTTCTTACACTTCAAAACAAGTGGTAATGCTCACAGTTTCCTCTTTTTTGTCCTCTTCTTTTGGTTCTTTGCTGTTGTATTCTCTTTGTTTTAGTGGAGTGGATGCTCAATCTACGCAACTCTCTCCATTATGTATTGAGTGGGCTTGCTGGTAGAAACACTAA
The DNA window shown above is from Nicotiana tomentosiformis chromosome 8, ASM39032v3, whole genome shotgun sequence and carries:
- the LOC104100257 gene encoding uncharacterized protein isoform X2, yielding MWLSTFPTVSVPSPLTAWDFNWRRCQVKRNVRNLEFAISCSGGDKAASIGFDVLFPRDYTQLLQQAKEATELALKDNRQLMEIEFPTAGLGSVPGDGEGGTEMTGSIQLIREFCDLLVVPEKATRTRIFFPEANEVKFARQSIFGGASFKLDYLTKPSFFEDFGFTEKVKMADRVKPEDELFIVAYPYFNVNEMLVVEELYKAAVSNTSRKLIIFNGELDRIRSG